One candidate division KSB1 bacterium DNA segment encodes these proteins:
- a CDS encoding ABC-2 transporter permease, translated as MIRRVLRLVGKDFRIFLADKPAIALSFIVPMVMILVFGLVFGGSDGGIEALEVLAVNQDTGPAGARLFRALDLTAELQLIEQTRDSVRYDSLTARARVERGKSSAAIVLPADFSERLKGCTVALTILEDPRDPLTAGIVTGLLQQQIFRTFPGLMPVNLAKQSLGDSLAGRGFSNDLRRAIERNFQIALPESTDQASWFPEDFVLGADAGAEPAAAGFGVDSLLSKMMQIKREVVVGQQITNPGIAQSVAGPAVMFMLFAVGAIAASLLREMRGGTASRLLSGPVSSGELLLSKYVNAVALGALQLLAMMIYGWLIFGLEFFEHLPAALFVIVCTAAAMSSIGLITAAVSRTEEQATGLQVVVILGMSAIGGAMFPSFMIPKFVRAVAQLTPVHWSMQGFTDVFWRDQGVSGVVLEGGILLGFALVLVAVAIVMFRRRLAAELS; from the coding sequence TTGATTCGCCGCGTACTCAGACTCGTGGGAAAGGATTTTCGCATCTTTCTCGCCGACAAGCCGGCCATCGCCCTGAGCTTTATTGTGCCGATGGTGATGATCCTGGTTTTCGGTCTCGTGTTCGGCGGCAGTGACGGCGGCATCGAGGCGCTCGAGGTATTGGCGGTCAATCAGGACACGGGTCCGGCCGGGGCGCGCCTGTTCCGGGCGCTGGACCTGACGGCCGAATTGCAGCTGATCGAGCAGACTCGCGACTCGGTGCGGTACGATAGTCTGACGGCGCGCGCGCGGGTGGAGCGGGGAAAGTCGAGTGCGGCCATTGTGCTGCCGGCGGATTTTTCGGAGCGGTTGAAGGGCTGTACGGTCGCGTTGACGATTCTCGAAGATCCGCGCGATCCCCTCACGGCCGGAATCGTGACGGGGCTCTTGCAGCAGCAGATATTTCGTACGTTTCCCGGTCTGATGCCCGTGAATCTGGCGAAGCAGAGCTTAGGGGATTCGCTGGCCGGTCGCGGTTTCTCCAACGATTTGCGTCGCGCGATCGAGCGCAATTTCCAAATCGCGTTACCTGAAAGCACGGATCAGGCGTCGTGGTTTCCCGAGGACTTCGTGCTTGGGGCCGACGCGGGCGCGGAGCCGGCGGCGGCGGGGTTCGGGGTGGACAGTCTGCTGTCCAAGATGATGCAGATCAAGCGCGAGGTGGTGGTCGGTCAGCAGATCACGAATCCGGGGATCGCGCAGAGTGTCGCGGGTCCGGCCGTAATGTTCATGTTGTTCGCGGTGGGCGCGATCGCCGCGTCGTTGTTGCGCGAGATGCGGGGTGGCACGGCGAGCCGCTTGTTGAGCGGTCCGGTCAGCAGCGGCGAGCTGTTGTTGTCGAAATACGTGAATGCGGTAGCGCTCGGGGCCTTGCAGCTGCTGGCGATGATGATCTACGGTTGGCTGATCTTCGGTCTGGAATTCTTCGAGCACTTGCCGGCCGCATTGTTTGTGATTGTGTGCACGGCGGCGGCGATGAGTTCCATCGGCCTGATTACCGCCGCGGTGAGCCGCACGGAAGAACAAGCCACCGGATTGCAGGTGGTCGTGATTTTGGGGATGTCGGCGATTGGCGGCGCGATGTTTCCGAGTTTCATGATCCCGAAGTTCGTACGGGCGGTCGCGCAATTGACGCCGGTACATTGGTCGATGCAGGGCTTCACGGATGTGTTCTGGCGCGATCAGGGGGTGTCGGGCGTTGTGCTGGAAGGCGGAATACTGTTGGGATTTGCGCTGGTTCTGGTGGCGGTAGCCATCGTTATGTTTCGGCGGCGGTTGGCCGCGGAGTTGAGCTGA
- a CDS encoding sodium:proton antiporter — protein sequence MTAPSPLWVIPFGLLLASIALGPLLAPRWWTRRYAWVALPLGALVAGYYAFAGAGERMLHVGHEYVSFIALIGSLYVVTGGMYVRLVGRLTPAQNAGMLAVGAVLANVVGTTGASMLLIRPYLRGNGWRFAPYHLVFFIFIVANCGGALTPIGDPPLFLGYLKGVPFFWPLAELWYKWLVGVALLIGMFYFFDRREYRGHSQLEQLIAEEPDRFSLDGKRNLIFVGVIVGAAFLQHPVFVREAIMVGAAAASYFLTPRPIHERNDFKFHPVREVAILFAGIFATMVPALDWLAAHAGGLGITTATHYYWLTGSLSAVLDNAPTYLNFLAAAMGTEGLSADNVVHVAQFARDHSHTLRSISIAAVYFGAATYIGNGPNFMCKSICEHAGHRAPSFHEYVFRYTLPVLLPVLVVTWLLVL from the coding sequence GTGACGGCGCCCTCACCGCTGTGGGTGATTCCATTCGGGCTGCTGTTAGCGTCGATCGCGCTGGGGCCGCTCCTGGCCCCGCGCTGGTGGACGCGACGTTACGCGTGGGTCGCGTTGCCGTTGGGCGCATTGGTCGCCGGTTATTACGCGTTCGCCGGGGCGGGCGAGCGGATGCTGCATGTCGGGCATGAATACGTTTCGTTTATCGCGCTGATCGGATCGTTGTATGTGGTGACGGGCGGCATGTACGTACGGCTGGTCGGTCGGCTGACGCCGGCGCAGAACGCCGGGATGTTAGCGGTGGGCGCGGTGCTCGCGAACGTGGTGGGCACGACCGGGGCTTCCATGCTCTTGATCCGGCCATATTTGCGCGGCAACGGGTGGCGGTTTGCGCCGTATCATCTTGTTTTCTTCATTTTCATTGTGGCGAACTGTGGCGGCGCGCTGACTCCGATTGGCGATCCGCCGCTGTTTCTCGGCTATTTGAAGGGGGTGCCATTTTTCTGGCCGCTGGCGGAGTTGTGGTACAAGTGGCTGGTTGGAGTCGCGCTGCTGATCGGGATGTTCTATTTTTTTGATCGTCGGGAGTATCGCGGGCACTCGCAGTTGGAGCAGTTGATCGCGGAGGAGCCGGACCGGTTTTCGCTGGACGGTAAGCGCAATCTGATCTTCGTGGGGGTGATCGTGGGCGCGGCGTTCTTACAGCATCCGGTGTTTGTGCGGGAAGCCATCATGGTGGGGGCGGCGGCGGCCTCCTATTTTCTGACTCCGCGACCGATTCACGAGCGCAACGATTTCAAGTTTCATCCGGTGCGGGAGGTCGCGATATTGTTCGCGGGGATTTTTGCAACCATGGTTCCGGCGCTGGACTGGTTGGCGGCTCATGCCGGCGGGCTGGGGATCACGACGGCGACACACTATTACTGGCTGACGGGTTCGCTTTCGGCGGTGCTGGATAACGCGCCGACTTATCTGAATTTCCTGGCGGCGGCGATGGGCACGGAGGGGTTATCGGCGGATAATGTGGTTCACGTTGCGCAGTTCGCCCGCGATCATTCGCACACGTTACGTTCGATTTCGATCGCGGCGGTATATTTCGGCGCGGCGACGTATATCGGGAACGGCCCGAATTTTATGTGCAAGTCGATCTGCGAGCATGCCGGGCACCGTGCTCCCAGCTTCCACGAGTACGTGTTCCGTTACACGCTGCCGGTGTTATTGCCGGTCCTGGTCGTGACCTGGTTGCTGGTGTTGTAA
- a CDS encoding RsmD family RNA methyltransferase, translated as MAIRLSSGSRRHTHGGELRPTAARTLESVFNMLAGEAAGKSVLDLFCGVGSYGIHALKHGARLAVLVDRAHESEKRTLRSLAQFHLQDRAVFCREEVAHFLHNSARWPEPFELIFADPPYDLVAPGPVIESIMESGLFAAEGVLVFEHSKRQAPPEVTGLALRKSRVFGETTVSIWDRK; from the coding sequence ATGGCGATTCGACTATCATCCGGTTCGCGCCGCCATACCCATGGAGGTGAACTTCGGCCGACGGCGGCCCGCACGCTGGAGTCGGTGTTCAACATGCTGGCCGGAGAAGCCGCGGGGAAGTCGGTGCTCGATCTGTTTTGCGGAGTGGGATCGTACGGGATTCACGCGCTGAAGCACGGGGCGCGGCTGGCGGTATTGGTGGACCGGGCGCATGAGTCGGAGAAGCGCACGCTGCGGTCGCTGGCGCAATTTCATTTGCAGGATCGGGCGGTGTTTTGTCGCGAGGAGGTGGCGCACTTCCTGCACAATTCGGCGCGGTGGCCGGAGCCGTTTGAGCTGATTTTCGCCGATCCTCCGTATGATCTGGTAGCGCCGGGTCCGGTCATCGAATCGATCATGGAGTCCGGGTTGTTTGCGGCGGAGGGAGTTCTGGTGTTTGAGCATTCGAAGCGGCAGGCGCCGCCGGAAGTCACCGGTCTTGCGCTGCGAAAGTCGCGCGTGTTTGGCGAGACGACGGTTAGTATTTGGGATCGCAAGTGA
- a CDS encoding NUDIX hydrolase: protein MSALDPMITAPLTHRVAVGAYIFCEQRLLLLRRANPPHTFAPPGGKLDPGEDPIAGLRREVAEETGLEIELFGAVNTWFGRMAPGKPLLLCINYLARSRTQAVRLSEEHTAFVWAGRAEIEAGTVSIRDDRGHGYALACVLQAFERDEHNSIGSGD, encoded by the coding sequence ATGTCTGCACTTGACCCGATGATCACGGCTCCGCTCACGCATCGCGTGGCGGTGGGCGCGTATATTTTCTGCGAGCAGCGACTGCTCTTGTTGCGGCGGGCGAATCCGCCGCACACATTTGCTCCGCCGGGCGGCAAACTCGATCCCGGTGAGGATCCAATCGCGGGTCTGCGTCGCGAGGTCGCGGAAGAGACGGGGTTAGAGATCGAGCTGTTCGGCGCGGTGAACACGTGGTTCGGTCGCATGGCGCCGGGCAAGCCGCTGTTGCTGTGCATCAACTATCTGGCGCGTTCGCGAACGCAAGCGGTTCGATTAAGCGAGGAACATACGGCCTTTGTGTGGGCTGGGCGGGCTGAGATCGAGGCCGGGACCGTTTCGATTCGGGACGATCGCGGCCACGGCTACGCTCTGGCGTGCGTGCTGCAGGCATTTGAGCGGGATGAACACAATTCGATCGGCAGCGGTGATTGA
- a CDS encoding ABC transporter ATP-binding protein translates to MGSQVSAISVSGLFKSFGEVRALAGVDFEIADGEFYGLLGPNGAGKTTLLRILSGLLQADGGRLWIAGRDIARGKPAAAVGVVPQEIALYESLTARENLELFGAMYDLRGAALRGRCAELLDLIGLADRARSKVRTFSGGMLRRLNLAAGLLHDPSILLLDEPTVGVDPQSRASIFAMLETLNRAGKTIIYTTHYMEEAERLCRRIGIIDHGRLLAEGTLSELLSGVKSTSTIRAHGTPSAWPLLASAEMIAGDGFADYVPRDRTLLGNAVTDLERSGARFDRLEIRGPNLEALFLQLTGKELRD, encoded by the coding sequence TTGGGATCGCAAGTGAGCGCAATTTCCGTCAGCGGATTGTTCAAATCCTTTGGCGAGGTCCGGGCCCTCGCCGGAGTTGATTTTGAGATCGCGGACGGTGAGTTCTACGGTTTGCTGGGGCCGAACGGCGCGGGCAAGACGACGTTGTTGCGGATTCTCAGCGGGCTGTTGCAGGCGGACGGCGGTCGGTTGTGGATCGCGGGCCGGGATATAGCTCGGGGGAAACCGGCGGCGGCGGTGGGGGTCGTGCCGCAGGAGATCGCGCTCTACGAGAGTCTGACCGCCCGCGAGAATCTCGAGTTATTCGGCGCGATGTACGACTTGCGGGGTGCGGCGTTGCGTGGCCGTTGTGCCGAGTTGCTCGATCTGATCGGCCTCGCGGATCGGGCGCGCTCGAAGGTGCGCACGTTTTCGGGCGGCATGCTGCGGCGATTGAATCTGGCGGCGGGACTGCTGCACGATCCGTCAATCTTGTTGCTGGACGAGCCGACGGTCGGCGTGGATCCGCAATCTCGCGCCAGCATCTTCGCCATGCTGGAGACGTTAAACCGCGCGGGGAAGACGATTATCTACACGACGCACTATATGGAAGAGGCGGAGCGGTTGTGTCGGCGGATCGGGATTATCGATCACGGTCGGCTATTGGCCGAGGGCACGCTTTCGGAATTGTTGAGCGGGGTGAAATCGACGAGCACGATCCGGGCGCATGGGACTCCGTCGGCGTGGCCGTTGCTGGCGAGCGCGGAAATGATCGCGGGGGATGGGTTCGCCGACTACGTGCCGCGCGACAGGACGCTTTTGGGGAACGCGGTTACGGACTTGGAGCGGTCGGGCGCGCGGTTTGACCGGCTGGAGATTCGCGGACCAAACCTTGAGGCGCTCTTTCTGCAATTGACCGGCAAGGAGTTGCGGGATTGA